The Maridesulfovibrio ferrireducens genomic sequence TACGATCAAGAACAGTGATATTTGTGGTAGTAGCAGGAAGAACCTGCATGAAGTATTCAGAAATGAAAGGACGATACATGCGAACTTTAACAAGTCCGATTCTTTCGCCCTGAGCAATCAGGTGGTTGATGACTTCTTCGATTGCTTCACAACCGGAACCCATTGCAACAATAACTCTTTCAGCTTCAGGATGTCCTACATAATCGAAAGGCTTGTAGTAACGACCGGTGAGATCACCGACTCTCTTCATGCACTTAACGACTACTGAAGGAACCTGCTCGTAGTAAGGATTACAAGCTTCACGTGTCTGGTAATAAATATCCGGGTTCTGAGCTGTTCCGCGAATAGACGGATTCTCAGGACTCATACCTCTGGCGCGGAAATTCGCAACAGCTTCCCAGTCCATGAGTGCTGCCATATCTTCATAATCAATGACTTCAACCTTCTGGATTTCATGAGAAGTACGGAATCCGTCAAAGAAATGCATGAAAGGTACACTGGACTCAATTGAAGCAAGATGAGAAATAAGTGCAATGTCCATACATTCCTGTACAGAACTTGATGCCAACATTGCAAAACCTGTCTGACGACAAGCCATTACGTCTTGATGATCCCCGAAAATAGAAAGGGCCTGCGCTGCAAGAGCACGGGCAGAAACATGAAAAACACCGGGGAGAAGCTCACCGGAAATCTTGTACATGTTAGGAATCATCAGCAGGAGACCCTGCGACGCTGTGTAAGTTGATGTAAGAGCCCCTGCAGCAAGAGCGCCATGAACAGCTCCGGCGGCACCTGCTTCAGACTGAAGCTGCTTTACATTTAAAACCTGACCGAAAATGTTTTTGCGGCCCTGTGCTGCCCATTCTTCAGCAACTTCACCCATGGTGGATGATGGGGTAATGGGATAGATGGCTGCGGTATCACTCATAGCATATGCTACGTGTGCAGTTGCAGTGTTTCCATCCATTGTCTTCATAATTTTAGCCATTAATTTCGCTCCTTAGAGATTTGATGAAACAACCTCATCGAGTTTAGACTTTGTTTTGAGCCTGAATGCAGGCATAAGATTGAATACTCAACTAACCCCTACTCAAATTTTATGCCAAATATGAAATATTCAACAAAAGTCAATATAAACAGATAGTTAAAATACAAATTAGCTTATACCGAGAATAGCCACCCGTTCTCAGTCCTAAAAACAAGACAAGAAAATGATTAATAACGAAAAAAAACATTTATAAACTGCCATATAATCACATCTATCTACCTAATAAATCTGTAACCACCTATAAAGAAACAAAAAAAGCCCTGTCTTAAAAACCAGACAGGGCTTGTCCTAAAAAACGGACCAATGCTCACATTATATTTTATTAACTAATAACTAATCTCATATTTTTTAAGCAAAGCATAAAAATGCGAACGAGAAAGACCAGAAACACCCAATATAACAGACGTTTCTCCACTATATCTAGTTAATAGTTCTTCAAGATACCTTTTCTCCGCAAGTCCCTTAAAAACTTTTAAAGATGGCAATTCACTCAAAAAAAGATCTGAAACCGTCGCTGAAACAGCAGAATCAATTGACTTGTCCACTTTTTCAGACTCTTCCATTGTTTCGTAATCCAGTCGTCCTTGATCACTAGTTACAACGGATTCAATTTTTTTCAGATTAGATTTTGCCATTTTAATTCGTAAATTATCTGATAAATGCATGGCATAAATAGTATTCCCACTACCACATGCAATAAAAGCCTGCTCTACCACATTGAACAATTGGCGGACGTTACCGGGCCAATCATAATTTTCTAAAACATCATAAAAATCAGAATTGGCAACTTTGGGAGGGACTCCATACTGAGTGCGGAGCCTTCTCAAATGAAAATCAGTAAGTTCCAGTATGTCACCGCTTCTATCCCTTAACGGCGGCAAAGTGATATGAATAGTCTGGATGCGGTATAAAAGATCCTGACGAAATTCGCCCTTGGCAACCATCGCCTCAAGATCTCTATTGGTAGCAGCTATCAACCTGAAATCACTTTTAAATTCTCTATTTTCTCCGACTGGACGATACGTTCTTTCCTGCAAAACCCTCAAAAAAGATTTCTGCACGGAAAGAGACATCTCCCCTACTTCGTCAAGAACCAGAGTGCCTTTATCTGCTAAAGGAACTAGCCCTTTACGGTCTGCCTGCGCTCCTGTGAACGATCCCCGCTTATGTCCAAACAAAGTGCTTTCAACAAGATTTTCGGTAAGCGAAGCACAATCCACAACAATAAAATTATTTTGTGCGCGTCTGGAGTTATCATGAATTGTACGGGCGAAAAGCTCTTTACCTGTACCGGTTTCACCCGTTACCAGCACGTTTGCATCAGAGCCTGCCGCATGGGCTACAAGGTCATAACAACTTTTTATTTCGGGACTTTTACCGACAATATTGTCTAAATTAAGGGCGACCCGTTGAGCTTTATTTTTCTTCTCGTTGTGAAAAGCCAAAGCCCTGCTCATGGAAAGAGATATCTGCTTAATTGATGAGGGTTTAACAAGGAAATCCCATGCCCCGCCCTGTATAGCGAGTTCCGCACCGTCATCATCACCCTTTCCGGTAAGAATAATAACTTCCGGAGAACCTGATGAGCCCTTTATGCGCGGCAGAAAATCCAGCCCGTTTCCATCCGGTAAAGAAATATCTAAAAAAACGAGATCAAAGGCAACTCTCTCAACTTTATCCATACCGCTGGACAAAGTATGAGCATAATTTCCTTCGTGACCCGATCGGACAATAAGACTTTCAATTGTTTCGCAAACCTGCACATCGTCATCTATTATAAGAATTCTACCCATCATTTTTCTCCGTGGACAATAGAACTTCTCTAATAGCATCCGCAATTATGTTCTTACTGTATGGTTTCATTAGAACTTTCCTGACATTTTTTACTTCAGACGCGAAGTTTAAGAAGTTCCTTCTCCCTGAGACAATGAGAACCGGAACAAACGGTGCAACATTCTGAATATCTTTGGCAAGCTCCAAACCGTTAGTTTCCGGCATATCATAATCAGTTATGACCAAATCAAATTTATGAGGATCAGCACTGATTAGTTTGAACGCCTCAGCAGGTGAAGATAGAGCTTTAACGGTATATCCGAGACTTTCCAATATCCTAGGTGTCGTTTCGAGCTGATCTTCATCATCTTCAACAAAAAGTATACTTTCCTGCCCTAAGTGCAAAGGGCCATAACTTTTATTATCCAAATTTCTAATTTGACTTGTAACAGGCAGATATATTTCGAAACTTGTTTTAACATTAGGAGAACTGTGTACACTTGTACCGCCACCATGTCCCTTTATTAACCCGTGAACAACTGCGAGTCCAAGCCCGGTTCCCTCAGCTTTACCTTTGGTCGTAAAAAATGGATCAAAAATCTTATCCAGTATTTCCACAGGAATTCCCGGACCATTATCTGAAATTGCGAGTTTAAGATATTTACCTGATTTAACTCGCATAAACTGTCCCTGTTCATCATCAACATCTACAGTTTTAAGAGAAACCTCAATTTGCCCCCCACTATCCCTGATAGACTGAAAGGAATTGGTACACAGATTCATTATTACCTGATGAATCTGAGTAGGATCAGCCATGATTAACGGGACATCCTCAGAAACATTCGCGGTGACACGAATATTTCTTGGCAGGGAAGCTTTAATAAAATCGACAGTTTCGCGAACTACATCGCTAATATCTGTAGGTTTAAAGCCTTCCTGTGAAGGACGGCTGAACGTCAAAATCTGCTTAACAACACGGCTTCCGCGCTGAGCGGCTTTTACAGCTCGATCTAAATCTTTCCAAGTGATGGTGCCTTCTTTCACGTCATTCATCGCAAGTTCAACCGAATTTATGATGGAGGTAAGGATGTTATTGAAATCATGAGCAATACCACCGGCAAGAGTCCCGATTGCTTCCATCTTTTGCGATTGAAGAAGTTGCTTTTCAAGATTAACTCTGCGCGTAACATCCTGAGCCGTTGAAAGAGTTCCTACAACATCCCCTTTTTCATTATAAAGTGGAACCTTATTAATATCCAACCAAACAGCATCACCACCTTCACGCATCATTGCCCAGCTGATGCGTAAACGCTGTTTCCCTGTTTCAATAACTTGCTTATCCCATTTCGCGGCTTCCTCTGCAAACTCTTTGTCAGGCTTGAGTACGGAATCATCCAAACCGATGATTGCCGAGGGAGAACCCATTTCAAAGAAATCAGTAAAGGAGCTGTTTGCCCCGAGATACCGCTGACTTTTATCTTTCCAGCAAATTTGTAGAGGTATGGTATCCATAAGAATTTCCTGAAAAGACAACTGTGCCTTAATTCTTTTTTCAACCCTTCTGCGCTGTAAAATAGAAATAACCAGAAAAATTAAAATAATACTGAGCACAAACAAGGAAACTATAATTGTCCAGAACACCTGTTTGTTCAGCTTATAGAAATAGTCTGGCCCATTAATAATAATGCTGTCTTCGGGCAAAAGTTTTTGATCTATATTGAACTTTTTCAGGACATTATAATCGAACATATAATATTCATTCGTACCCAAAACAACTTTCTGTCCAGGCATCTGACCTGTCTGCAAGACCTCGACAGCCATTTTAGCGGCCTGCCGTCCTTGATCCTGCCCCGAAAGAAGTTTCCCCCCCACTATGCCATGTCCAAGAAGAAACTCCCATACGCTGAAAACCATAACCGGAGAGTTATCTGATATAATTTGAAGGACTTCTTCCGCTGTGTATAATTCACCGTGAGCTCCTTTATAAAAAGGAGTAAAAAGAAGAATCTCATTGCGATCCATGCCACGAGACCTTTTGAGCAGTTCAGCCAAGGTGAGATCATTCCAATATTCAAAGGTTAACCGGCCGGCGAACAGCGGTGCAGCTGTTTCTATCTGATGAACTATTGCCCGTGATGTTACGGAATTATCTCCGACAACTGTAACTTTCTTAATGTCATGATTAAACGTCAGAGCAAGGTTTACATTGGCTTCAATATCCGGATTTTCGAGAACTCCGCCATAGTTATTCTTTCCTTTGATAAGATCGGG encodes the following:
- a CDS encoding sigma-54 dependent transcriptional regulator encodes the protein MGRILIIDDDVQVCETIESLIVRSGHEGNYAHTLSSGMDKVERVAFDLVFLDISLPDGNGLDFLPRIKGSSGSPEVIILTGKGDDDGAELAIQGGAWDFLVKPSSIKQISLSMSRALAFHNEKKNKAQRVALNLDNIVGKSPEIKSCYDLVAHAAGSDANVLVTGETGTGKELFARTIHDNSRRAQNNFIVVDCASLTENLVESTLFGHKRGSFTGAQADRKGLVPLADKGTLVLDEVGEMSLSVQKSFLRVLQERTYRPVGENREFKSDFRLIAATNRDLEAMVAKGEFRQDLLYRIQTIHITLPPLRDRSGDILELTDFHLRRLRTQYGVPPKVANSDFYDVLENYDWPGNVRQLFNVVEQAFIACGSGNTIYAMHLSDNLRIKMAKSNLKKIESVVTSDQGRLDYETMEESEKVDKSIDSAVSATVSDLFLSELPSLKVFKGLAEKRYLEELLTRYSGETSVILGVSGLSRSHFYALLKKYEISY
- a CDS encoding ATP-binding protein, whose translation is MRYLVTAFALFILIFSATLSIAESEKRNVLFLNSYQNGYAWSDDILDGVREVLNDSNLNIDLHIEYMDTKRFKGEEFMEILHSYYAFKYKGYNLSAIIVSDNAALNFMLKYQDTFFSDVPVLFCGINDFKPDLIKGKNNYGGVLENPDIEANVNLALTFNHDIKKVTVVGDNSVTSRAIVHQIETAAPLFAGRLTFEYWNDLTLAELLKRSRGMDRNEILLFTPFYKGAHGELYTAEEVLQIISDNSPVMVFSVWEFLLGHGIVGGKLLSGQDQGRQAAKMAVEVLQTGQMPGQKVVLGTNEYYMFDYNVLKKFNIDQKLLPEDSIIINGPDYFYKLNKQVFWTIIVSLFVLSIILIFLVISILQRRRVEKRIKAQLSFQEILMDTIPLQICWKDKSQRYLGANSSFTDFFEMGSPSAIIGLDDSVLKPDKEFAEEAAKWDKQVIETGKQRLRISWAMMREGGDAVWLDINKVPLYNEKGDVVGTLSTAQDVTRRVNLEKQLLQSQKMEAIGTLAGGIAHDFNNILTSIINSVELAMNDVKEGTITWKDLDRAVKAAQRGSRVVKQILTFSRPSQEGFKPTDISDVVRETVDFIKASLPRNIRVTANVSEDVPLIMADPTQIHQVIMNLCTNSFQSIRDSGGQIEVSLKTVDVDDEQGQFMRVKSGKYLKLAISDNGPGIPVEILDKIFDPFFTTKGKAEGTGLGLAVVHGLIKGHGGGTSVHSSPNVKTSFEIYLPVTSQIRNLDNKSYGPLHLGQESILFVEDDEDQLETTPRILESLGYTVKALSSPAEAFKLISADPHKFDLVITDYDMPETNGLELAKDIQNVAPFVPVLIVSGRRNFLNFASEVKNVRKVLMKPYSKNIIADAIREVLLSTEKNDG